ACGAAGGGTCGTTCGGAAGTACGCGGTGGCGGACGTAAGCCATGGAAGCAAAAGGGTACAGGTCGTGCACGCCAAGGTAGTATCCGTTCCCCACAATGGAAGGGCGGCGGTGTCGTATTCGGACCGACTCCTCGGAGTTACTCGTTCAAGCTTCCTAAGAAAGTACGTCGTCTGGCGATCAAATCTGCGTTGTCTTCCAAGGTGAAGGCGAGCGAAATCATCGTTCTTGACCAGCTTCTGATGGCTGCGCCAAAGACGAAGGAATTCGCAGCGATTTTGAACAACTTGAAGGTAGAGCGTAAAGCACTCGTTGTGACAGCTGGTTATGATGAGAACGTAGCATTGTCCGCGCGTAACATTCCTGGCGTGAAGTTTGTCGCTGCTGAAGGAATTAACGTACTTGACGTGCTTGCTCACGATAAGCTGATCATTACGAAGGACGCTGTGGATAAGGTACAGGAGGTGTTTGCGTAATGAAAAACCCTCGCGATATTATTAAGCGCCCGATTATCACGGAACGTACAAGCGAAATGATGGCGGATAAGAAATATGTTTTCGAGGTCGACATTCGTTCGAACAAGACAGAAGTGAAGCAGGCGATCGAGCAGATCTTCAAAGTGAAGGTTACGAATGTTAACACTTTGAGAATGCCAGCGAAGCCAAAGCGTTATGGCCGTTACTTCGGATACACTTCCGAGTGGAAGAAAGCGATCGTAACACTCAGCGCCGAAAGCAAAGATCTCGAGTTCTTCGAGTCCGTATAAGACACAATCTTTGAAGTAAGGAGGGAATCAACGTGCCAATTAAAAAGTACAAACCAACATCCCCGGCAAGACGTGCGATGTCGGTATCGACTTTCGAGGAGATCACAACATCCACACCGGAGAAATCGCTTTTGGCTCCACTGAGCAAAAAAGCAGGACGCAACAATCAAGGTAAAATTACGGTTCGTCATCAAGGCGGCGGACATAAGCGTAAGTACCGTATTATCGACTTCAAGCGTAACAAAGATGGAATACCAGGACGCGTTGCTACAATCGAGTACGATCCAAACCGTTCTGCGAACATCGCTTTGATTCACTACGTGGATGGCGAGAAGCGCTACATCATAGCTCCTAAAGGTCTAAAGGTTGACGACAAAATCGTTTCCGGACCTGATGCAGATATCAAGATCGGAAATGCACTTCCACTTGAGAACATTCCAGTAGGTACTGTTATCCACAACATCGAGCTTAAGCCAGGCAAAGGTGGCCAGCTGGTTCGTGCAGCAGGTACTGAAGCACAGCTTCTCGGTAAGGAAGAACAGTACGTAACTGTACGTTTATCCTCCGGTGAGATGAGAAAGATCCTTAAGGTTTGCCGCGCGACGATCGGTTCCGTAGGTAACGAGGATTATGAGCTAGTAAAGATCGGTAAAGCTGGACGTTCCCGTTGGCTCGGTCAAAGACCAGAAGTTCGCGGTTCCGTCATGAACCCTAACGATCACCCACACGGTGGTGGTGAAGGCCGCTCGCCAATCGGACGCAAGTCGCCTATGTCTCCTTGGGGCAAGCCGACACTTGGTTACAAGACGCGTAAGAAGAACAAGCAATCCAATCAGTACATTGTACGTCGCCGTACGAAGTAATAGCTTAACCGTTTCGCTTAAAGAAGGGAGGAACGATACATGGGTCGCAGTTTGAAAAAAGGACCGTTTATTGACGGCTACCTGTTGAAGAAAGTCGAAGTTATGAACGAGGCAAGCAAAAAGCAAGTGATCAAAACTTGGTCGCGCCGCTCCACGATTTTCCCTCAGTTTATCGGGCACACTTTTGCTGTATACGATGGCAGAAAGCATGTTCCGGTATACGTAACAGAGGATATGGTTGGACATAAGCTTGGCGAGTTCGCTCCAACCCGTACTTACAAAGGTCACGACGACGATAAGAAGACGGGCAAGCGCTAATACCATTTCACGTGATTGAAATAGATCAGTTGTTGAATGAGAGGAGGTACTTCCATGCAAGAATCAAAAGCTGTATTGAGATATGTTCGCATTGCACCGCGTAAAGCACAACTCGTTGTTGATCTGATCCGCGGCAAGCAAGTAGGCGAAGCGATCGCGATTCTGCGTCACACTCCGAAGGCGGCATCGCCAATCGTCGAGAAGCTGCTGAACTCGGCTATCGCGAATGCGGAGCATAACTACTCCATGGATCCAAACAACCTGGTGATTTCTCAGGTGTTTGTTGACCAAGGACCGACTTTGAAGAGATTCCGTCCTCGTGCGATGGGTCGTGCGAGCCGTATCAATAAGCGTACCAGCCACATTACTGTAGTGGTATCTGAGAAATAAGGAGGGACAACGTGTGGGTCAAAAAGTAAACCCGGTAGGACTTAGAATTGGTATTATTCGCGATTGGGAGTCCAAATGGTACGCTGGTAAAGATTTCGGCGACCTTCTGATGGAAGATGTAAAAATCCGCGAATACTTGAAGCAAAAGTTGAAGGAATCCGCAGTATCCCGCATTGAAATCGAGCGTGCGGCTAACCGCGTGAACGTTACGATTCATACAGCAAAGCCAGGTATGGTTATCGGTAAGGGCGGCTCCGAGGTTGAAGTGATCCGTGGCTACCTGACGAAGCTGACGAACGGTAAGAAAGTACACATCAACATCAGCGAAGTAAAGAATCCAGATATGGATGCTATTCTTGTTGCTGAAAGCATTGCACAACAGCTGGAGCGTCGCGTATCGTTCCGTCGTGCATTGAAGCAAGCGATTCAAAGAACTATGCGTTCCGGCGCTAAAGGTATTAAAACATCGGTAAGCGGTCGTTTGGGCGGAGCGGAAATTGCAAGAACTGAAGGCTACAGCGAGGGCACAGTACCTCTTCATACATTGCGTGCGGATATCGACTACGGTACAGCTGAGGCTCATACCACTTACGGTCGTATCGGTGTAAAAGTATGGATCTATCGTGGCGAAGTTCTTCCAACGGCTAAGAAAAAGGCTGCTGCGGAAGGAGGCAACTAATTGTGTTAGTTCCTAAACGTGTAAAGCACCGTAAAGAGCACCGCGGCAATATGCGCGGTCGCGCTAAGGGCGGTCAAGAGGTGCACTTCGGTGAGTTTGGCCTGCAGGCTCTCGAGCCAGCTTGGGTAACCAACCGTCAAATCGAAGCTGCCCGTATTGCAATGACTCGTTACATCAAGCGTGGTGGTAAAGTTTGGATTAAGATTTTCCCTTCCAAGCCAATCACTCAGAAGCCGCTTGAAGTTCGGATGGGTAGCGGTAAAGGTAACGTAGAGAAGTGGGTAGCTGTCGTGAAGCCAGGTAAAGTTCTGTTCGAGCTTGCTGGTGTCAGCGAAGAAATCGCCCGTGAAGCTATGCGTCTCGCCTCCCACAAGCTGCCGATCAAGACGAAGTTTGTGAAAAGAGAAGAACTGGGTGGTGAAGTAAATGAAAGCTAGTGAATTTCGCAACCTAACCACTGCTGAGCTCGAACAAAAGATTGCCGGATTTAAAGAGCAGCTCTTTAACCTCCGTTTTCAACTGGCTACAGGTCAACTGGATAATCCCGTACAGATTCAAAAAGTACGCAAAGATATTGCTCGTGCAAAAACAATTTTGCGTGAAAGAGAATTGGGAATCACTAGTTAATGATGAGAAAGGAGGATCTCGCAATGGCTGAGCGTAACGATCGTAAGACGCAAGTGGGTAAGGTCGTTAGCGACAAGATGGATAAGACCATTGTTGTTGCTGTTGAGACTTACAAGAAGCATGACTTGTACCACAAGCGTATTAAATACACGAAGAAATTCAAGGCGCATGATGAGAACAACGAAGCCAAAATCGGCGATGTTGTAGAGGTCATGGAAACACGTCCGCTCTCGAAGGATAAGCGCTGGAGACTCGTTAAGGTAGTCGAAAAAGCGGTTATCATCTAATAGAACTGTCCGTTATCGAAGTCCGGAAGGAGGGAATACACAATGATTCAACCATTTACACGATTGAACGTAGCTGATAACTCCGGTGCGAAATCTTTGATGTGTATCCGCGTGTTGGGTGGTACGGGTCGTCGTACAGCTAACATCGGTGATCTGATCGTATGCTCCGTCAAAGAAGCAACACCAGGTGGCGTTGTCAAGAAGGGCGATGTAGTTAAAGCTGTAGTGGTACGCACGAGACGTGGTGCTCGTCGTAAGGACGGATCCTACATCAGCTTTGATGAGAACGCAGCTGTTATCGTTAAGGAAGATAAGA
Above is a genomic segment from Paenibacillus sp. YYML68 containing:
- the rplD gene encoding 50S ribosomal protein L4, giving the protein MPKVALYNVSGSQVGEVELSDSVFGIEPHTYALNQAVLLQRASLRMGTHKTKGRSEVRGGGRKPWKQKGTGRARQGSIRSPQWKGGGVVFGPTPRSYSFKLPKKVRRLAIKSALSSKVKASEIIVLDQLLMAAPKTKEFAAILNNLKVERKALVVTAGYDENVALSARNIPGVKFVAAEGINVLDVLAHDKLIITKDAVDKVQEVFA
- the rplW gene encoding 50S ribosomal protein L23, which encodes MKNPRDIIKRPIITERTSEMMADKKYVFEVDIRSNKTEVKQAIEQIFKVKVTNVNTLRMPAKPKRYGRYFGYTSEWKKAIVTLSAESKDLEFFESV
- the rplB gene encoding 50S ribosomal protein L2: MPIKKYKPTSPARRAMSVSTFEEITTSTPEKSLLAPLSKKAGRNNQGKITVRHQGGGHKRKYRIIDFKRNKDGIPGRVATIEYDPNRSANIALIHYVDGEKRYIIAPKGLKVDDKIVSGPDADIKIGNALPLENIPVGTVIHNIELKPGKGGQLVRAAGTEAQLLGKEEQYVTVRLSSGEMRKILKVCRATIGSVGNEDYELVKIGKAGRSRWLGQRPEVRGSVMNPNDHPHGGGEGRSPIGRKSPMSPWGKPTLGYKTRKKNKQSNQYIVRRRTK
- the rpsS gene encoding 30S ribosomal protein S19 is translated as MGRSLKKGPFIDGYLLKKVEVMNEASKKQVIKTWSRRSTIFPQFIGHTFAVYDGRKHVPVYVTEDMVGHKLGEFAPTRTYKGHDDDKKTGKR
- the rplV gene encoding 50S ribosomal protein L22 — protein: MQESKAVLRYVRIAPRKAQLVVDLIRGKQVGEAIAILRHTPKAASPIVEKLLNSAIANAEHNYSMDPNNLVISQVFVDQGPTLKRFRPRAMGRASRINKRTSHITVVVSEK
- the rpsC gene encoding 30S ribosomal protein S3, translating into MGQKVNPVGLRIGIIRDWESKWYAGKDFGDLLMEDVKIREYLKQKLKESAVSRIEIERAANRVNVTIHTAKPGMVIGKGGSEVEVIRGYLTKLTNGKKVHINISEVKNPDMDAILVAESIAQQLERRVSFRRALKQAIQRTMRSGAKGIKTSVSGRLGGAEIARTEGYSEGTVPLHTLRADIDYGTAEAHTTYGRIGVKVWIYRGEVLPTAKKKAAAEGGN
- the rplP gene encoding 50S ribosomal protein L16 gives rise to the protein MLVPKRVKHRKEHRGNMRGRAKGGQEVHFGEFGLQALEPAWVTNRQIEAARIAMTRYIKRGGKVWIKIFPSKPITQKPLEVRMGSGKGNVEKWVAVVKPGKVLFELAGVSEEIAREAMRLASHKLPIKTKFVKREELGGEVNES
- the rpmC gene encoding 50S ribosomal protein L29; the encoded protein is MKASEFRNLTTAELEQKIAGFKEQLFNLRFQLATGQLDNPVQIQKVRKDIARAKTILRERELGITS
- the rpsQ gene encoding 30S ribosomal protein S17 — protein: MAERNDRKTQVGKVVSDKMDKTIVVAVETYKKHDLYHKRIKYTKKFKAHDENNEAKIGDVVEVMETRPLSKDKRWRLVKVVEKAVII
- the rplN gene encoding 50S ribosomal protein L14, producing the protein MIQPFTRLNVADNSGAKSLMCIRVLGGTGRRTANIGDLIVCSVKEATPGGVVKKGDVVKAVVVRTRRGARRKDGSYISFDENAAVIVKEDKSPRGTRIFGPVARELRDRDFMKIVSLAPEVI